From Enhydrobacter sp., the proteins below share one genomic window:
- a CDS encoding MATE family efflux transporter has product MSHPLLTTPIGRSLLTLAGPTTAFMVVQILVVLAEVWLVARLGREALAAFAIAYPLIVFVMNVSSGGLGGAVAAAMARALGSGRLDDARALVLHTVVLAAGFGAACTLFAWTVAPQLYRLLGGEGSVLRLVRDFSDVWFSGVVLVWGVNFLSAVLRGGGNAALPARIGFAGTLVYLPLAFVLTLGVGQWPGLGLMGVAIAGLTSSSLCLVLQLRALWGGVLGFTPGLAGVGFQRRLFGEILGVGLAASVATLLGNLNAIVLTGLVGPFATAALAAMSICARLENMMGAIAYGIGTGMTTLIGIAAGAGAWARAVRVAWIGSLIAAAAIGTVGVAIALLAGSWSRLFSSDADVVAASIAYLTRVAPFLFLYGLGLSLHFASQGAGRMKVPMLAISARFAVASGGGWLAIEVLGLGLDGVFWAIGAGVVAYGGVMGGALLLRPWRAR; this is encoded by the coding sequence GAGGTCTGGCTGGTCGCGCGGCTTGGCAGGGAAGCGCTGGCGGCTTTCGCCATCGCCTATCCTCTCATCGTGTTCGTGATGAACGTCTCCTCGGGCGGCTTGGGTGGCGCCGTCGCCGCGGCGATGGCGCGCGCGCTGGGGAGTGGCCGGCTGGACGATGCGCGTGCCCTAGTCCTGCACACGGTCGTGCTTGCCGCGGGATTCGGCGCCGCCTGCACGCTGTTCGCCTGGACCGTGGCGCCTCAGCTCTATCGCCTGCTGGGCGGCGAGGGGAGCGTGCTCCGTCTCGTCCGTGACTTCAGCGACGTCTGGTTCAGCGGCGTCGTTCTGGTGTGGGGTGTCAATTTCCTGTCGGCTGTCCTGCGTGGCGGCGGCAATGCGGCCCTGCCGGCGCGCATCGGCTTCGCGGGCACGCTGGTCTATTTGCCGCTCGCCTTCGTGCTCACGCTGGGCGTGGGGCAGTGGCCGGGGCTCGGCCTCATGGGCGTCGCCATCGCGGGTCTCACTTCGTCCAGCCTCTGTCTGGTGCTCCAGCTGCGGGCCCTGTGGGGCGGAGTGCTCGGCTTCACGCCCGGGCTGGCCGGCGTCGGGTTTCAGCGCCGCCTGTTCGGCGAGATCCTGGGAGTCGGCCTTGCGGCCTCGGTGGCGACGTTGCTCGGCAACCTCAACGCCATCGTGCTGACCGGTCTCGTCGGCCCGTTCGCGACGGCGGCGCTCGCGGCCATGAGCATCTGCGCGCGCCTGGAGAACATGATGGGTGCGATCGCCTACGGCATCGGCACCGGCATGACGACATTGATCGGCATTGCCGCCGGCGCCGGCGCCTGGGCGCGCGCCGTGCGCGTGGCGTGGATCGGCAGCCTGATCGCCGCTGCTGCGATCGGCACCGTCGGCGTTGCCATCGCCCTGTTGGCGGGGAGCTGGTCGCGCCTTTTTTCCAGCGACGCCGACGTGGTCGCCGCCTCGATCGCCTACCTGACGCGCGTGGCGCCGTTCCTGTTCCTCTATGGACTCGGTCTCTCGCTGCACTTCGCGAGCCAGGGCGCGGGCCGCATGAAGGTGCCCATGCTGGCGATCAGTGCGCGGTTCGCCGTGGCGAGTGGCGGCGGATGGCTCGCGATCGAAGTCCTGGGGTTGGGTCTGGACGGCGTCTTTTGGGCGATCGGCGCCGGTGTCGTGGCGTACGGCGGCGTGATGGGCGGCGCGCTGCTCCTGCGGCCATGGCGGGCGCGCTGA
- a CDS encoding ABC transporter permease produces MLDFIARRLVSIVPVLAVVAVFVFLMLRLTPGDPAAVIAGDNATSEQIDDIRTKLGLDEPIWHQFSIWIGNVLQGNFGESFFFKKTVAELIAQRVEPTLALAICTLILAVSTAVPLGVLAAYRHGSLLDRFVMGFSVLGFSVPVYVIGYCLIYVFAIELGWLPVQGYIRIGVDFWGFLERMVLPSITLAVVYIALVARITRASVLEVLNEDYIRTARAKGLSNRVVLMRHALRNAAVPILTVIGIGIALLIGGAVVTESVYGLPGLGRLTVEAVLSRDFPTIQTVILLFSVVYVLINLLIDIGYTIFDPRIRY; encoded by the coding sequence ATGCTCGATTTCATTGCACGTCGCCTGGTCTCCATCGTCCCCGTGCTGGCGGTGGTGGCCGTTTTCGTCTTTCTCATGCTGCGGTTGACTCCCGGCGATCCGGCTGCAGTGATCGCCGGCGACAACGCCACTTCCGAGCAGATCGACGACATCCGAACGAAGCTCGGCCTCGACGAGCCGATTTGGCACCAGTTCTCGATATGGATCGGCAACGTCCTGCAGGGCAATTTCGGCGAGAGCTTCTTTTTCAAGAAGACCGTGGCCGAACTGATCGCCCAGCGCGTCGAACCGACCCTGGCGCTCGCCATCTGCACCCTGATCCTGGCAGTGAGCACCGCTGTGCCGCTCGGCGTGCTGGCTGCCTACCGGCACGGATCGCTCCTCGACCGCTTCGTCATGGGCTTTTCGGTGCTGGGCTTCTCCGTGCCGGTGTACGTGATCGGCTACTGCCTGATCTACGTCTTCGCCATCGAGCTCGGCTGGCTGCCGGTACAGGGCTACATACGCATCGGCGTCGATTTCTGGGGCTTCCTCGAGCGCATGGTGCTGCCCTCGATCACGCTTGCGGTGGTCTACATCGCCCTGGTCGCCCGCATCACCCGCGCCTCCGTGCTCGAGGTGCTGAACGAGGACTACATCCGCACCGCCCGCGCCAAGGGACTGAGCAATCGTGTGGTGCTGATGCGGCACGCCCTGCGCAATGCCGCCGTGCCGATCCTTACCGTGATCGGCATCGGCATTGCCCTGCTGATCGGCGGCGCGGTCGTGACGGAGAGCGTCTACGGCCTGCCCGGGCTCGGCCGCCTCACCGTCGAGGCCGTACTGAGCCGCGACTTTCCGACCATCCAGACCGTCATCCTTCTCTTCTCGGTGGTCTACGTGCTGATCAACCTCCTGATCGACATCGGCTACACCATTTTCGACCCGAGGATCCGCTATTGA
- a CDS encoding dodecin domain-containing protein, with product MAESVYKVIELVGTSSESWEKAAKAAVDRAAKSLRDLRVAEVVEQDLVIEKGKVSAYRTKLKLSFKYEGGG from the coding sequence ATGGCGGAGAGCGTCTACAAAGTGATTGAGTTGGTCGGCACCAGCAGCGAATCGTGGGAAAAGGCCGCCAAGGCGGCGGTGGATCGAGCGGCGAAGTCGCTGCGCGATCTCAGGGTCGCCGAAGTCGTCGAGCAGGACCTGGTGATCGAAAAAGGCAAGGTCTCGGCCTATCGCACCAAGCTGAAGCTGTCGTTCAAGTACGAAGGCGGCGGCTGA
- a CDS encoding ABC transporter ATP-binding protein, whose translation MSEAKKPVLEVRDLTVDLPPGADRPHAVEKVSFTVNPGEIVCLVGESGSGKSVIAFTIMGLLAKALRPSSGEILLEGENVLAASEERLRDLRCTRMSMIFQEPMTALNPVMTCGQQIDEVLETHTKLDPAARKAKIISILTRVKLPEPERIYASYPHQLSGGQRQRIMIAMALVLDPVLLIADEPTTALDVTTQAEILKLVAELQESQGTGVLFITHDFGVVAEIAHRVAVLRWGQLVEMGPTEQILARPQQGYTKMLISSVPSIHPVHRGVRKAGETVLRTEKLGKTYTGHGFFQKARVVKAAVDVDLDIRKGETLGIVGESGSGKSTVARCIARLIDPTEGKVFLGDTEIATLSPGRLRPHRRRVQIVFQDPYRSLNPRITIGDSIIEGPMNFGLSRDQALSRARKLMETVRLDPNSLDRYPHQFSGGQRQRICIARALAMEPELLIADEAVSALDVSVQKQVLELLDEIRQRLNLAVLFITHDLRVAAQICDFVAVMSQGRVVEYGAAEDVFERPKHDYTKSLFAAAPGRNWEFGKFEAA comes from the coding sequence ATGTCCGAAGCGAAGAAGCCGGTCCTCGAAGTCCGCGACCTCACGGTCGACCTGCCACCCGGCGCCGACCGCCCCCATGCCGTCGAGAAGGTGAGCTTCACCGTCAATCCAGGTGAGATCGTCTGCCTCGTGGGCGAATCCGGCTCGGGCAAGTCGGTCATCGCCTTCACCATCATGGGATTGCTCGCCAAGGCGCTGAGGCCGAGCTCGGGCGAGATCCTGCTGGAGGGCGAGAACGTGCTCGCGGCGAGCGAGGAGCGGTTGCGCGACCTGCGCTGCACTCGCATGTCCATGATCTTCCAGGAGCCGATGACAGCGCTCAACCCGGTCATGACCTGCGGCCAACAGATCGACGAGGTGCTGGAGACACACACCAAGCTCGATCCGGCGGCGCGCAAGGCCAAGATCATCTCCATCCTGACGCGCGTGAAGCTGCCCGAGCCGGAGCGCATCTATGCGTCCTATCCGCACCAGCTCTCGGGCGGCCAGCGCCAGCGCATCATGATCGCGATGGCGCTTGTGCTCGACCCGGTGCTGCTGATCGCCGACGAGCCGACCACGGCACTCGACGTCACCACCCAGGCCGAGATCCTGAAGCTTGTCGCCGAATTGCAGGAGAGCCAGGGCACGGGCGTGCTGTTCATCACCCACGATTTCGGCGTCGTCGCCGAGATCGCCCATCGAGTGGCGGTGCTGCGTTGGGGCCAGCTCGTCGAAATGGGGCCGACCGAGCAAATCCTGGCACGCCCACAGCAGGGCTATACCAAGATGCTGATCTCGTCCGTGCCCTCCATCCACCCGGTGCATCGCGGCGTACGCAAGGCTGGCGAAACGGTCCTGCGCACCGAGAAGCTGGGCAAGACCTACACCGGCCACGGCTTCTTCCAGAAGGCGCGTGTCGTGAAGGCCGCGGTCGACGTCGACCTCGACATCCGCAAGGGCGAGACGCTCGGCATCGTCGGCGAATCGGGCTCCGGCAAGTCGACGGTAGCGCGCTGCATCGCCCGCCTGATCGACCCGACCGAAGGCAAGGTGTTCCTGGGCGACACGGAGATCGCCACGCTTTCGCCGGGACGGCTGCGCCCGCATCGACGTCGCGTGCAGATCGTGTTCCAGGACCCGTATCGTTCGCTCAATCCGCGCATCACCATCGGCGATTCGATCATCGAAGGACCTATGAACTTCGGCCTCAGCAGGGATCAGGCGCTTTCGCGTGCGCGCAAGCTGATGGAGACCGTGCGGCTCGATCCCAACTCGCTTGACCGCTATCCGCACCAGTTCTCGGGGGGCCAGCGCCAGCGCATCTGCATCGCCCGAGCGCTGGCCATGGAACCCGAGCTGCTGATCGCCGACGAGGCGGTGTCGGCGCTCGACGTGTCGGTGCAGAAGCAGGTGCTGGAGCTGCTCGACGAGATTCGCCAGCGTCTCAACCTCGCCGTCCTGTTCATCACGCACGATTTGCGTGTCGCCGCCCAGATCTGCGACTTCGTCGCCGTCATGAGCCAGGGCCGGGTTGTCGAATACGGAGCCGCCGAGGATGTCTTCGAGCGGCCCAAGCACGACTACACGAAGTCGCTGTTCGCCGCCGCCCCCGGCCGGAACTGGGAATTCGGCAAGTTCGAAGCGGCGTGA
- a CDS encoding acyl-CoA dehydrogenase family protein, giving the protein MPAFLEDASFNQSPSFGDVDLFAADRPLADAAARYGLDLEALSACGRDYGAAETLDLGRVANEVLPRLRTTDGKGDRIDFVEFHPAYHAMMQKSIGWGIHCSAHDDSEPAGPMTARAIRLYLATQAESGHLCPVTMTHACVGVLRSEPDLLAKWQKRLNSRTYDPAPKPWWEKKAVTLGMGMTERQGGTDVRANITEAKKVGDHVEISGHKWFMSAPMCDAFLVLAQGEGGLTCYLMPRYRPDGGQNAIRFQRLKDKLGNKSNASSEVEFHAAYAERVGAEGAGVRTIIEMVNLTRMDCAFASAGQMRIALSQAIHHIRHRSVFQRRLSDQPAMRAVVADLALELEAQVALVMRLAHAADRKDSAYTRLLTPAVKFLVCKSAPAVIYEALECLGGNGYTEDLPMARYFRESPLNAIWEGSGNVMALDVLRAAGRQPDEAMATVSALAKTASAACDVRPLVDTLGRLLRSSEAERRARFLCEGLARIAALAALVEAKSEFAQLYGDTRLSGAKFAQFGTTDLGAAEVALMDRALAT; this is encoded by the coding sequence ATGCCGGCCTTCCTCGAGGACGCCTCTTTCAACCAGTCGCCTTCGTTCGGCGATGTCGACTTGTTCGCCGCCGACCGGCCGCTCGCCGATGCCGCGGCGCGTTACGGTCTCGATCTTGAGGCGCTGTCGGCCTGCGGCCGCGATTATGGCGCGGCCGAGACGCTCGACCTTGGCCGCGTCGCCAACGAGGTCCTGCCTAGGCTCAGGACCACGGACGGCAAGGGCGACCGCATCGACTTCGTCGAGTTCCATCCCGCCTATCACGCCATGATGCAGAAGAGCATCGGCTGGGGCATCCACTGCTCGGCGCACGACGACAGCGAGCCGGCCGGACCGATGACGGCGCGCGCCATACGTCTCTATCTCGCGACCCAGGCCGAGAGCGGCCATCTCTGCCCGGTCACCATGACTCACGCTTGCGTCGGCGTGTTGCGCTCCGAACCTGACCTGCTTGCCAAGTGGCAGAAACGGCTCAACTCGCGCACCTACGATCCGGCGCCCAAGCCATGGTGGGAGAAGAAGGCCGTGACGCTCGGCATGGGCATGACCGAGCGCCAAGGCGGCACCGACGTGCGCGCCAACATCACCGAGGCGAAGAAGGTCGGCGATCATGTCGAGATCAGCGGCCACAAATGGTTCATGTCGGCGCCGATGTGCGACGCCTTCCTGGTGCTGGCCCAGGGCGAGGGCGGCCTCACCTGCTATCTGATGCCGCGCTATCGGCCGGACGGCGGCCAGAACGCGATCCGATTCCAGCGGCTCAAGGACAAGCTCGGCAACAAGTCGAATGCCTCGTCCGAGGTCGAGTTTCACGCCGCCTATGCCGAGCGCGTCGGCGCCGAGGGCGCGGGCGTGCGCACCATCATCGAGATGGTGAACCTGACGCGTATGGATTGCGCCTTCGCGTCGGCCGGCCAGATGCGCATCGCCTTGAGCCAGGCCATCCATCACATCCGCCACCGCTCGGTGTTCCAGCGGCGCCTCAGCGACCAGCCCGCCATGCGCGCCGTCGTCGCCGATCTCGCGCTCGAGCTCGAGGCGCAGGTGGCGCTGGTGATGCGGCTCGCCCATGCCGCGGACAGGAAGGACAGTGCCTACACCCGCCTGCTCACGCCGGCGGTTAAGTTCCTGGTGTGCAAGAGCGCGCCCGCCGTGATCTACGAGGCGCTCGAGTGCCTGGGCGGCAATGGCTACACCGAGGACCTCCCGATGGCGCGCTATTTCCGCGAATCGCCGCTCAACGCGATCTGGGAGGGCTCGGGCAACGTCATGGCGCTCGACGTGCTGCGCGCCGCCGGCCGCCAGCCCGACGAGGCGATGGCCACGGTGTCGGCCCTCGCCAAGACTGCCTCGGCCGCCTGTGACGTGCGGCCGCTCGTCGACACTCTCGGCCGGCTCCTGCGCTCGAGCGAAGCCGAACGCCGCGCCCGCTTCCTGTGCGAGGGCCTGGCCAGGATCGCCGCCCTGGCGGCACTGGTCGAGGCGAAGTCCGAGTTCGCCCAGCTCTACGGCGACACGCGGCTCAGCGGCGCCAAGTTCGCTCAGTTTGGGACGACGGACCTTGGCGCCGCCGAGGTCGCACTGATGGACCGGGCGCTGGCGACCTGA
- a CDS encoding ABC transporter permease, with the protein MTPEDVVDSASIAAASTKRKPLWQLAARNPAVIFGGVILIFMTVIAILAPFLGTVDPTRIDPAARNKKPGTEITMRLDDGKEIKRTAIMGTDSLGRDVYSRVIYGTRVSLAIGLAVAVISVAIGLVVGLISGYVRWLDGIIMRIMDGLMAIPGILLAIALVSIWRAGLITVIFAIVVPDVPRVVRLVRSVVLTVREEPYVEGAISVGTPTWILMFRHILPNTVAPLIVQGTFIAAAAILAEAILSFLGIGIPPEIPSWGNIMAEGRTLFRVFPHNILYPAIFLAFTVLAINIMGDGLRDTLDPKMSKKV; encoded by the coding sequence ATAACCCCTGAAGACGTCGTCGACTCCGCGTCGATCGCAGCGGCCTCGACCAAGCGCAAGCCGCTGTGGCAGCTTGCCGCCCGCAACCCTGCCGTCATCTTCGGCGGCGTCATCCTGATCTTCATGACGGTGATAGCCATCCTGGCGCCGTTCCTCGGCACCGTCGATCCGACGCGCATCGATCCGGCGGCCCGCAACAAGAAGCCGGGCACCGAGATCACCATGCGGCTGGACGACGGCAAGGAAATCAAGCGTACGGCCATCATGGGCACCGACAGCCTCGGCCGCGACGTCTACAGCCGCGTCATTTACGGCACGCGGGTCTCGCTGGCGATCGGCCTCGCTGTGGCCGTCATTTCCGTAGCCATCGGCCTCGTGGTCGGGCTGATCTCGGGCTACGTGCGATGGCTCGATGGCATCATCATGCGCATCATGGATGGGCTGATGGCGATACCGGGCATATTGCTCGCCATCGCCCTGGTGTCGATCTGGCGGGCCGGCCTGATCACCGTGATCTTCGCCATCGTCGTGCCCGACGTGCCGCGCGTGGTACGACTCGTGCGTTCCGTCGTGTTGACGGTGCGCGAGGAACCCTATGTCGAGGGCGCGATTTCGGTCGGCACACCGACCTGGATCCTGATGTTCCGCCACATCCTGCCCAACACCGTGGCGCCGCTGATCGTGCAGGGCACCTTCATTGCCGCGGCGGCGATCCTCGCCGAAGCGATCCTGAGCTTCCTCGGCATCGGCATCCCGCCCGAGATCCCGAGCTGGGGCAACATCATGGCCGAGGGCCGCACGCTGTTCCGCGTGTTCCCTCACAACATCCTCTATCCCGCCATCTTCCTCGCCTTCACGGTGCTGGCGATCAACATCATGGGCGACGGTCTGCGCGACACGCTCGATCCGAAGATGAGCAAGAAGGTATGA
- a CDS encoding ABC transporter substrate-binding protein, with protein MKTMRRTLAAMAAGAILATAASPVLAQSKTLKVVQHGNLTILDPIWTTAYVTRNHGYLIYDTLFAMDEQNAVKPQMVEKYEVSPDKTVWTFTLRDGLEWHDGKPVTSADCIASLQRWGKRDAMGLKLMDFVKEFKAVDAKTFQMVLKEPYGLVLDTLGKPSSNVPFMMPKAVAETDAFKQIDSQIGSGPFIYQKNESKPGERHVYLKNPKYKPRGEAPSGLAGGKVAKVDRVEIVEMPDVQQQVNAIIAGEVDIVEAPPHDLLPVLKNDKNVVLDDWNPLGHVFIIRFNHTVKPFDNPKIRLAALYAINQEDYLKATIGDAAYYKVCGAAFICGTPNATDKGSEILIKSNFDKSKELLKEAGYDGTPIVLMQSTTLPVLTNTAPVTKSLLEKGGFKVDMQSMDWQTLVTRRTKKDPPNAGGWNVFHTYSVSADALNPISNSYFVAAGDKSWFGWPNDPEMEKLRDTYAKETDPAKAKALAEAIQLRALENGQFGWIGQWYGPGARRSNVTGWLKAPIPVFWNIEKK; from the coding sequence ATGAAGACGATGCGACGCACACTGGCGGCCATGGCCGCAGGCGCGATCCTGGCGACAGCGGCAAGTCCCGTACTGGCGCAGAGCAAGACCCTCAAGGTCGTGCAGCACGGCAACCTGACGATCCTCGATCCGATCTGGACGACGGCCTACGTCACGCGCAACCACGGCTACCTGATCTACGACACGCTGTTCGCGATGGACGAGCAGAACGCCGTCAAGCCGCAGATGGTGGAGAAGTACGAGGTCTCTCCCGACAAGACAGTGTGGACCTTCACGCTCCGCGACGGGCTGGAATGGCACGACGGCAAGCCGGTGACATCGGCCGATTGCATTGCCTCGCTGCAGCGCTGGGGCAAGCGCGACGCCATGGGCCTGAAGCTCATGGACTTCGTGAAGGAATTCAAGGCGGTCGATGCCAAGACCTTCCAGATGGTGCTGAAGGAGCCCTACGGTCTGGTGCTCGACACGCTCGGCAAACCGTCGTCCAACGTGCCGTTCATGATGCCCAAGGCGGTGGCGGAGACCGACGCCTTCAAGCAGATCGACAGCCAGATCGGCTCCGGCCCGTTCATCTACCAGAAGAACGAGTCCAAACCAGGCGAGCGGCACGTCTATCTCAAGAATCCCAAGTACAAACCGCGCGGCGAGGCGCCGTCCGGACTGGCCGGCGGCAAGGTCGCGAAGGTCGACCGCGTCGAGATCGTGGAAATGCCCGACGTCCAGCAGCAGGTGAACGCCATCATCGCCGGCGAAGTCGACATCGTCGAGGCGCCGCCGCACGACCTGCTGCCGGTCCTGAAGAACGACAAGAACGTCGTGCTCGACGACTGGAACCCGCTCGGACACGTCTTCATTATCCGCTTCAATCACACGGTGAAGCCGTTCGACAATCCCAAGATCCGCCTGGCCGCCCTCTATGCCATCAACCAGGAGGACTACCTCAAGGCCACGATCGGCGATGCGGCCTACTACAAGGTCTGCGGCGCCGCCTTCATCTGCGGCACGCCGAATGCCACCGACAAGGGCTCGGAAATCCTGATCAAGTCGAACTTCGACAAGTCGAAGGAGCTGCTGAAGGAGGCGGGCTACGACGGCACGCCGATCGTGCTCATGCAATCGACGACGCTGCCGGTGCTGACCAACACCGCACCGGTCACCAAGTCGCTGCTCGAGAAGGGTGGCTTCAAGGTCGACATGCAGTCGATGGACTGGCAAACGCTGGTGACCCGTCGCACCAAGAAGGACCCGCCCAACGCCGGCGGCTGGAACGTCTTCCACACCTACTCGGTCTCGGCCGACGCGCTGAATCCGATCTCCAATTCCTACTTCGTCGCCGCCGGCGACAAGTCGTGGTTCGGTTGGCCGAACGACCCGGAGATGGAGAAGCTGCGCGACACCTACGCCAAGGAAACCGACCCGGCCAAGGCCAAGGCGCTGGCCGAGGCCATTCAACTGCGTGCACTCGAGAACGGGCAGTTCGGCTGGATCGGCCAGTGGTATGGCCCCGGCGCGCGCCGCAGCAACGTCACCGGCTGGCTCAAGGCGCCGATCCCGGTGTTCTGGAACATCGAGAAGAAGTGA
- a CDS encoding ABC transporter substrate-binding protein, whose product MIQFRKSAAALVAAASMAGLLAAAPAPASAQTLKVVMHSDLKILDPIWTTAYIVRNHGYLVWDTLFAMDEKFEVKPQMVDKYDVSADKLTWTFTLRDGLEWHDGKPVTAEDCVASIKRWGAKDSMGQKLMGVVASLTAVDAKTFKMVLKEPYGLVLQSLGKPSSNVPFMMPARVAATDPNTQIKPEDVIGSGPFIFKREEWKPGEKVVYVKNPKYKPRSEPANGLAGGKVVKLDRVEWIAMPDVQTSMNALLAGEIDMIESPGHDLLPTLAKDKNVKLFLSNPTGNQYTFRYNTLHKPFDNPKIRYAAAVAFAQEPFLQATVGDKQYYKPCKAMFICGTPLETTAGMDEVLNGNSAKAAQLLKEAGYDGTPVVLMQSTDLQVLTNLAPVAKAQLEKAGFKVDMQSMDWQTLVARRAKKDLPDKGGWNAFLTSWVAADILNPVMAGFFNSSCDKAMFGWPCDPEIEKLRDQFAKEGDPAKQKAIVEAVQKRWTQYPTHVHLGQWLAPMALSTKLDGNMVAPVTVFWNISKK is encoded by the coding sequence ATGATCCAATTCAGGAAATCGGCAGCGGCCCTGGTGGCGGCCGCGAGCATGGCCGGATTGTTGGCAGCGGCACCCGCTCCAGCATCGGCGCAAACGCTCAAGGTGGTGATGCACTCGGATCTCAAGATTCTCGATCCGATCTGGACGACCGCCTATATCGTGCGCAATCACGGCTATCTCGTCTGGGACACGCTGTTCGCGATGGACGAGAAGTTCGAGGTCAAGCCCCAGATGGTCGACAAGTACGACGTCTCGGCCGACAAACTGACCTGGACCTTCACCCTGCGCGACGGCCTCGAATGGCATGACGGCAAGCCGGTCACCGCCGAGGACTGCGTCGCGTCGATCAAGCGCTGGGGCGCCAAGGACTCGATGGGCCAGAAGCTCATGGGCGTCGTGGCCAGCCTGACGGCCGTCGACGCCAAGACCTTCAAGATGGTGCTGAAGGAACCCTACGGCTTGGTGCTGCAATCGCTCGGCAAGCCGTCGTCGAACGTGCCGTTCATGATGCCGGCGCGTGTCGCCGCCACCGATCCGAACACCCAGATCAAGCCCGAGGACGTGATCGGCTCCGGTCCCTTCATCTTCAAGCGCGAGGAATGGAAGCCGGGCGAGAAGGTCGTCTACGTCAAGAACCCGAAGTACAAGCCACGCAGCGAACCGGCCAACGGCCTCGCAGGCGGCAAGGTCGTCAAGCTCGACCGCGTCGAATGGATCGCCATGCCCGACGTGCAGACTTCGATGAACGCCCTGCTGGCGGGCGAGATCGACATGATCGAATCGCCCGGCCACGACCTTCTGCCGACGCTGGCCAAGGACAAGAACGTCAAGCTGTTCCTCTCCAACCCGACCGGCAACCAGTACACGTTCCGCTACAACACGCTCCACAAGCCGTTCGACAACCCGAAGATCCGCTATGCCGCCGCCGTGGCCTTCGCGCAGGAGCCGTTCCTGCAGGCGACGGTCGGCGATAAGCAGTACTACAAGCCCTGCAAGGCGATGTTCATCTGCGGCACGCCGCTGGAGACCACCGCCGGCATGGACGAGGTGCTGAACGGCAATTCGGCCAAGGCAGCCCAGCTCCTCAAGGAGGCGGGCTACGACGGTACGCCGGTCGTGCTCATGCAGTCGACCGACCTGCAGGTGCTGACCAACCTCGCCCCGGTCGCCAAGGCACAGCTCGAGAAGGCCGGCTTCAAGGTCGACATGCAGTCGATGGACTGGCAGACGCTGGTGGCGCGCCGCGCCAAGAAGGATCTGCCGGACAAGGGCGGCTGGAACGCCTTCCTCACCTCGTGGGTGGCGGCCGACATCCTGAACCCGGTGATGGCCGGCTTCTTCAACTCGTCGTGCGACAAGGCGATGTTCGGCTGGCCGTGCGATCCGGAGATCGAGAAGCTGCGTGACCAGTTCGCCAAGGAGGGCGATCCGGCCAAGCAGAAGGCCATCGTCGAAGCAGTCCAGAAGCGCTGGACGCAGTACCCGACCCACGTCCATCTCGGGCAGTGGCTCGCGCCGATGGCGCTGAGCACGAAGCTCGACGGCAACATGGTCGCGCCGGTGACCGTGTTCTGGAACATCTCGAAGAAGTAG
- the pgeF gene encoding peptidoglycan editing factor PgeF, with product MIQVSTLAGLDGVQHRFFTRRGGVSEGLYSSLNCGYGSGDRPENVRENRRRAAAEFEVGETDLLTLHQIHSTDVLTVATDRWTSPGAPKADGLVTDRPGVVLGVLAADCAPVLLADTQAGVIGAAHAGWKGALGGIVEATVSVMERLGARRERLHVAIGPCIGRDSYEVGPEFPAPFLVQADANASFFRPAPRAGHFLFDLAGYLVQRLRLAGVTAVATGHDTLSSRDDFFSYRRNTLKGVRDYGRGLSAIALES from the coding sequence ATGATCCAGGTTTCGACGCTTGCCGGTCTTGACGGCGTGCAGCATCGCTTTTTCACCCGGCGCGGTGGCGTCAGCGAGGGCCTCTATTCCTCGCTCAATTGCGGCTACGGTTCCGGCGATCGGCCGGAGAATGTCCGTGAGAACCGCCGCCGGGCCGCCGCCGAGTTCGAAGTCGGCGAGACCGATCTTCTCACGCTGCACCAGATCCACTCGACCGATGTGCTGACCGTCGCGACCGATCGCTGGACATCGCCCGGCGCACCGAAGGCCGATGGCCTCGTGACCGACCGACCCGGCGTGGTGCTGGGTGTGCTTGCCGCGGACTGTGCGCCGGTGTTGCTCGCCGACACTCAGGCGGGCGTGATCGGAGCGGCACATGCCGGTTGGAAAGGCGCGCTCGGCGGCATCGTCGAGGCCACCGTTTCCGTCATGGAGCGGCTGGGTGCGCGGCGCGAACGCCTGCATGTCGCCATCGGCCCCTGCATCGGACGCGATTCGTACGAGGTCGGTCCGGAGTTCCCTGCCCCGTTCCTCGTGCAGGCCGATGCCAACGCTTCCTTCTTCCGGCCCGCGCCGCGTGCCGGCCATTTCCTGTTCGATCTCGCCGGATACCTGGTCCAACGCCTGAGGCTGGCCGGCGTGACCGCAGTCGCCACGGGGCACGACACGCTGTCGTCGCGCGATGATTTCTTCAGCTACCGCCGCAACACCCTGAAGGGTGTGCGCGACTACGGACGTGGCCTGTCGGCCATCGCGCTCGAGAGTTGA